In the Leptolyngbya sp. SIO1E4 genome, one interval contains:
- a CDS encoding DUF1350 family protein encodes MAWREVAGNWLWIPPQPTAIIHFLGGAFVATAPYITYKLLLEAIGQQGYLIVATPFINTFDHEAIAKEVLVTFEQALYYLENRVTLERLPVYGLGHSMGCKIHLLLNSLYGVERAGNVLMAFNNYSARRSIPFLDQVLNFSPDLTVEFTPSPEETLRLVDRYYEVERNLLIKFQRDDIDQTRPLYNVLSHHFPSLTSVEILPGTHTTPLAQDIPWQPGRNFSALDAIGQFVKQEFTRDLKRLQDIILLWLNPLSTARSLRR; translated from the coding sequence ATGGCATGGCGCGAGGTGGCAGGGAACTGGTTATGGATACCCCCCCAGCCGACAGCAATTATTCATTTTTTAGGAGGGGCGTTTGTGGCGACGGCTCCTTACATCACCTATAAGCTTCTGCTAGAGGCGATTGGTCAGCAGGGCTATCTCATCGTTGCGACACCGTTTATTAATACTTTTGACCACGAGGCGATCGCAAAAGAAGTGCTCGTGACCTTTGAGCAAGCCCTGTACTATCTAGAAAATCGCGTCACCTTAGAACGCCTACCCGTTTACGGGCTTGGCCATAGCATGGGGTGCAAGATCCATTTACTGCTTAATAGCCTCTACGGTGTTGAGCGGGCTGGTAATGTGCTGATGGCGTTTAACAATTATTCGGCTCGCCGCTCCATTCCATTTCTAGATCAAGTGCTGAACTTTTCTCCAGATTTGACGGTAGAGTTTACGCCATCACCTGAGGAAACCCTGCGACTCGTTGATCGGTACTACGAGGTGGAGCGCAATTTACTGATCAAATTTCAACGCGATGACATTGATCAAACACGCCCGCTTTATAACGTTCTGTCGCATCATTTCCCTTCTCTGACCAGCGTTGAAATTTTGCCTGGCACCCATACCACTCCGCTGGCTCAAGATATTCCCTGGCAGCCGGGGCGCAACTTTAGCGCCTTAGATGCGATCGGCCAGTTTGTGAAACAAGAGTTTACCCGAGACCTCAAACGCTTGCAGGACATCATTTTGCTATGGCTTAACCCGCTATCTACAGCGCGATCGCTCCGACGCTGA
- a CDS encoding TIR domain-containing protein — protein MTDIPKVRKILVLAANPKDTVKLRLDQEVRDIQEGLQRSKQRDQFVIEQRWSVRPRDIQRALLDVEPHILHFLGHGTSNEGLVFEDNAGNAQFVSGDALANLFALFAEQIECVVLNGCYSAEQGDAIAQQIPFVVGLRQSIADAAAIEFAVGFYDALGNGRTVEFAHQLGCSAIELAGFEVNPRPVLLTKTDEIPENPSPALTENTAPSKASEASEKDQASDSGISVFFSYAHEDEDLRDELAKHLRNMERRGIISSWYDRDISAGSEWAGQIDDNLDKAQIILLLVSSDFMDSDYCNDVELKRAMERHRKGNACVIPVILRPTDWKGAEFDSLQALPKDALPVTKWADKDEAFLDIAKGIRRVAEGLKKKA, from the coding sequence ATGACAGATATCCCCAAAGTCAGAAAAATCCTGGTTTTAGCTGCAAATCCAAAAGACACAGTAAAGCTGCGTTTGGATCAAGAAGTTCGGGATATCCAAGAAGGGTTACAGCGCTCAAAACAGCGAGACCAGTTTGTCATTGAGCAACGCTGGTCGGTAAGGCCAAGAGATATCCAACGAGCACTGCTAGATGTTGAGCCTCATATTCTTCATTTCCTTGGACATGGTACGAGCAATGAGGGATTGGTTTTTGAAGATAATGCGGGTAATGCCCAGTTCGTTTCTGGTGATGCACTGGCCAATCTGTTTGCACTTTTCGCTGAACAAATTGAGTGCGTTGTTCTAAACGGCTGTTACTCGGCTGAACAAGGCGACGCGATCGCTCAGCAAATCCCCTTTGTTGTTGGACTACGCCAATCCATAGCAGATGCAGCCGCGATCGAGTTTGCCGTTGGCTTTTATGATGCTTTGGGGAATGGACGTACCGTTGAGTTTGCTCACCAGCTAGGATGCAGTGCTATTGAGCTAGCTGGATTTGAAGTAAATCCCCGCCCTGTTCTGCTGACAAAGACGGACGAAATACCTGAAAATCCCTCACCTGCTCTTACAGAAAATACAGCTCCCTCCAAGGCATCTGAAGCGTCAGAAAAAGATCAAGCTTCAGACAGTGGCATATCGGTTTTCTTTTCTTATGCTCACGAAGATGAAGACTTGCGAGATGAGTTAGCCAAGCATCTTAGGAATATGGAGCGTCGCGGGATTATTTCATCTTGGTATGACAGAGATATTTCTGCTGGGAGCGAATGGGCTGGGCAAATTGACGACAACCTAGATAAGGCTCAAATTATCTTGTTACTTGTCAGCTCAGATTTCATGGATTCTGACTACTGCAACGATGTTGAGCTGAAGCGAGCAATGGAGCGTCACCGTAAGGGTAATGCTTGTGTAATTCCTGTCATACTCAGACCTACTGACTGGAAAGGGGCAGAGTTTGATAGTTTGCAGGCTTTACCCAAGGATGCTCTTCCTGTCACGAAGTGGGCTGACAAAGATGAGGCATTTCTCGACATTGCCAAAGGGATTCGGCGGGTCGCTGAGGGGCTTAAAAAAAAAGCATAG
- a CDS encoding tetratricopeptide repeat protein, producing MLPQVDIRTFTGRKKELEQLQSLLIDIEESRVCSIVGLSGGGGIGKSALAAHFATEYQDAFPDGVIGLRVEEKDVNTVARDFILELYKYIGQTLDPEEDREAAVLMKEAFGQLRMLLIFDNADNANALQPLVNAVDKSAIIITTRDRGLPISLNVPPDGIVDVPVLPTSDSLRLLKRIIGENRVNEEVEAANEIIQLVENLPLALQIAGAYLKLQNQRSLSDYAAYLSEEKKRLGRLKFRGNEQLNLRASFELSLKLLQPETVDFFACLSVCGRDGFSRRAAMAAGGLEDEFEAQDLLDPLYQLSLINYAEAGENRFILHSLIHLLAQEIAEVEGIFAVARERHSEFFINLAKASDIENVSIAQEIAEDLDDLILAVDWLSTQEKPEYIFALNLLPIFQRFGYWEKAVDLMQGFQRLAEIREDWYGVVQFRIQQAKYLSLLSKYDEALEIVEPIESTLPMIGSERTALRCEQMWLSTLKGILLKKGLAEEAIAALQRAIDIDEALENSQSLSIGLTALGGVLRQQQRWDEAIVVFQHAVEINETLKNPQQLSISLTALGGVLQQRQRWDEAIEVLQRAVEVAEPLENSQQLSISLNALGGMLQQRQRWDEAIKVLQRAVEVAEPLENSQSLSISLNALGGVLQQRQRWDEAISTYERAAKVAEDLDDLDYLKTSLFHLGNLLQQQQLWSKSLKLLQYATQTSQKRSNPGILKLYLSRLRKFLPQYASREDVVVALSDSIEVAKQLGDPAALRMAYILLGDVLSQHQEWDKATETRHKAVEVAQEFGDKQMIVSSLNSLGDVLLQQERWDEAITVLQRAVEIAETLENSQSLSISLNALGGVLQRRQRWDEAIAALQRAVEVAETLENPQSLSISLNALGGVLQRRQRWDEAIAVLQRAVELAEEQHDNQSLAVALSSQGRTLQLKHQPQDAIPVLLKGLEISEDLEDSRSLGIILNTLGGVYKDLQQWEDSERCFRRCFDLAHKEKNVMGKAIALNGLGQVSEKQGGEKFRIAMAAFRESIKLGEQENNSSHLAKVHTAMGQALFRNEQIEDAIIHLKQSFEIDVASHNQRGVSLIMLYLAPALTWQGRSDEAIQYTQKALEIAPSHWGLLNLYQQLAGTQAAINGHLVKQGMVKFIRRNKTGFRYGYIAPADGSRDVYFREGFIDASVIDIMDVGTLVEVRVKQQAKGPFAESIRILPEIGEVS from the coding sequence GTGCTGCCACAGGTAGATATTCGTACGTTCACTGGACGAAAAAAAGAACTTGAGCAATTACAGTCCCTCTTAATCGATATTGAGGAATCAAGAGTTTGTAGCATTGTGGGTTTGTCGGGGGGCGGCGGCATCGGCAAATCAGCGCTTGCCGCTCACTTTGCGACTGAATACCAAGACGCTTTTCCAGATGGCGTCATTGGGTTGCGGGTAGAGGAAAAAGATGTCAATACCGTCGCCCGTGACTTTATTCTTGAGCTTTATAAGTACATAGGCCAAACCTTGGATCCTGAAGAGGATCGTGAAGCAGCGGTGTTGATGAAGGAAGCATTCGGACAGTTAAGAATGCTTTTGATCTTCGACAATGCAGATAATGCCAATGCCTTGCAACCGTTGGTTAATGCCGTCGATAAATCAGCCATCATAATTACCACCCGCGATCGCGGATTGCCAATTTCCCTTAACGTTCCGCCAGATGGCATCGTTGATGTCCCCGTACTACCGACATCAGATTCTCTACGGCTACTTAAACGGATTATTGGTGAAAATCGAGTGAATGAAGAAGTAGAGGCAGCCAACGAAATTATTCAACTCGTTGAAAATCTACCCTTAGCCTTACAAATTGCTGGAGCCTATTTAAAGCTACAAAATCAGCGGAGTTTGAGTGACTATGCGGCCTATCTTAGTGAGGAGAAGAAAAGATTAGGAAGGCTTAAGTTCCGAGGTAATGAACAACTCAATCTGCGAGCTTCCTTTGAGTTAAGCCTCAAGTTACTGCAACCTGAGACGGTAGACTTTTTTGCTTGTCTCAGCGTATGTGGCCGAGATGGATTTTCACGACGGGCAGCCATGGCAGCAGGAGGACTCGAAGATGAGTTTGAAGCACAAGATCTTCTAGACCCACTGTATCAGCTTTCGTTAATTAACTACGCTGAAGCTGGAGAAAATCGCTTTATCCTTCATTCACTAATCCATCTGCTTGCTCAAGAAATAGCAGAAGTCGAAGGAATTTTTGCAGTAGCTAGAGAAAGACATAGTGAGTTTTTCATAAATCTAGCCAAAGCAAGCGATATTGAAAATGTATCCATTGCCCAGGAAATTGCAGAGGATCTTGACGACCTCATTTTGGCAGTTGACTGGCTCTCCACTCAGGAAAAGCCAGAGTATATTTTTGCATTGAATTTACTTCCAATATTTCAAAGATTCGGCTATTGGGAAAAAGCGGTTGACTTGATGCAAGGCTTTCAGCGATTAGCTGAGATAAGGGAAGATTGGTATGGCGTTGTACAATTTAGAATTCAGCAAGCCAAGTATTTGTCGCTTTTAAGCAAGTACGATGAAGCCCTTGAAATAGTAGAACCCATAGAATCTACGCTGCCTATGATTGGTAGCGAAAGAACCGCGCTTCGTTGTGAGCAAATGTGGCTCAGTACGCTAAAAGGAATATTGCTAAAAAAAGGATTAGCGGAAGAGGCTATTGCCGCGCTCCAGCGCGCCATCGACATTGACGAAGCCCTGGAGAATTCTCAGAGTCTCAGTATTGGCCTAACTGCACTAGGAGGTGTGCTGCGGCAACAGCAGCGCTGGGATGAGGCGATTGTGGTGTTTCAACACGCTGTTGAAATTAACGAAACCCTAAAAAATCCTCAGCAGCTCAGCATTAGCTTAACTGCGTTAGGGGGCGTGCTGCAGCAACGGCAGCGCTGGGATGAGGCCATTGAGGTGCTCCAACGGGCCGTCGAGGTCGCTGAACCCCTGGAAAATTCTCAGCAGCTCAGTATTAGCTTAAATGCGCTAGGGGGCATGCTGCAGCAACGGCAGCGCTGGGATGAGGCCATTAAGGTGCTCCAACGGGCCGTCGAGGTCGCTGAACCCCTGGAAAATTCTCAGAGTCTCAGTATTAGCTTAAATGCGCTGGGGGGCGTGCTGCAGCAACGGCAGCGCTGGGATGAGGCGATCTCAACATACGAACGAGCGGCTAAAGTCGCTGAAGATTTAGATGATCTCGACTACCTCAAGACAAGTTTGTTTCATTTGGGCAATCTCCTTCAACAGCAACAGCTTTGGAGTAAGAGTCTCAAGCTTCTTCAGTACGCCACTCAAACTTCTCAGAAACGCAGTAATCCTGGAATCCTCAAACTTTATCTGAGCCGACTGAGAAAATTTTTACCTCAATATGCTTCCCGGGAAGACGTCGTGGTAGCTCTATCCGACTCTATTGAAGTTGCCAAGCAGCTTGGTGATCCAGCCGCTCTAAGGATGGCCTATATCTTACTAGGGGATGTTTTAAGTCAACATCAAGAATGGGATAAGGCAACTGAGACAAGGCATAAAGCAGTCGAAGTTGCTCAAGAGTTTGGAGATAAGCAAATGATTGTCTCCAGTCTGAACTCTTTGGGGGATGTTCTTCTTCAGCAAGAGCGCTGGGATGAAGCCATCACCGTACTCCAACGCGCTGTAGAAATTGCCGAAACCCTGGAGAATTCTCAAAGTCTGAGTATTAGCTTGAATGCGCTGGGGGGAGTACTGCAGCGGCGGCAGCGTTGGGATGAAGCCATCGCGGCACTCCAACGGGCCGTAGAAGTTGCCGAAACCCTGGAGAATCCTCAAAGTCTGAGTATTAGCTTGAATGCGCTGGGAGGAGTACTGCAGCGGCGGCAGCGTTGGGACGAAGCCATCGCGGTACTCCAACGCGCTGTGGAGTTGGCAGAAGAGCAACACGATAATCAATCTTTAGCTGTTGCTCTAAGCTCGCAGGGCAGAACTCTACAACTAAAGCACCAGCCTCAGGATGCAATACCTGTTTTGTTGAAAGGACTAGAAATCTCGGAGGACCTAGAAGATTCTCGTAGCCTGGGCATTATCTTGAATACCCTGGGTGGGGTGTATAAAGATTTACAACAATGGGAAGACTCCGAACGCTGCTTTAGACGCTGTTTTGATCTCGCCCATAAGGAAAAGAATGTCATGGGTAAAGCCATTGCTTTAAATGGATTAGGCCAAGTGTCGGAAAAACAAGGTGGTGAGAAGTTTAGGATTGCTATGGCTGCGTTTCGAGAGAGCATAAAACTTGGTGAGCAGGAAAATAACTCGTCACATCTCGCTAAAGTACACACGGCAATGGGGCAGGCGTTGTTTAGAAACGAGCAAATTGAGGATGCGATTATACACCTGAAGCAAAGCTTTGAAATTGATGTCGCTAGCCACAATCAACGCGGAGTCTCACTGATTATGCTCTATCTTGCCCCTGCGCTCACTTGGCAAGGAAGAAGTGATGAGGCCATCCAATACACACAAAAAGCGTTAGAAATTGCCCCTTCTCATTGGGGGTTGCTCAATCTCTATCAGCAGCTTGCAGGTACCCAAGCGGCCATAAATGGACATCTCGTTAAACAGGGCATGGTGAAATTTATTCGGCGAAACAAAACAGGTTTCCGCTATGGTTACATTGCTCCTGCTGACGGAAGTCGTGATGTCTATTTCCGTGAGGGCTTTATCGATGCATCCGTCATAGACATAATGGATGTAGGCACTTTAGTTGAAGTTAGAGTTAAGCAACAGGCTAAAGGGCCATTTGCCGAGAGTATCCGTATATTGCCTGAGATTGGTGAAGTTTCCTAA
- a CDS encoding SH3 domain-containing protein, which produces MKQTLTGLSITAITCLIVTIPAQAQTIEVCPVVDDYVPAGEAFLYPEPEPGYIDGEEPGSRVNVRTGPGTEYEASAYGLVGDSINVIGQAFSSECETWIKVRFLESEFEGWIHAQFIKLPYARGWWD; this is translated from the coding sequence GTGAAGCAAACGTTAACTGGGCTCAGTATCACTGCAATCACATGCTTGATAGTCACAATTCCTGCCCAAGCCCAGACGATTGAAGTCTGCCCTGTCGTTGATGATTACGTACCTGCAGGAGAAGCGTTTCTCTATCCAGAACCTGAGCCCGGATATATTGATGGCGAAGAACCGGGGAGCCGAGTCAATGTTCGAACAGGGCCGGGAACTGAGTATGAAGCCTCTGCCTATGGACTTGTGGGGGATTCCATTAATGTCATCGGCCAGGCATTTAGTTCTGAGTGTGAAACCTGGATTAAGGTTCGCTTTCTAGAATCAGAATTTGAAGGCTGGATTCATGCCCAGTTTATTAAGCTACCCTACGCTCGAGGATGGTGGGATTGA
- a CDS encoding peptidase produces MFNIEVRFLGGLSSSQQRIFQEASERWSQIITGDLPSVFVDGEVIDDVLIEASGGFIDGQGGVLGRAGPTQLRSGSLLPAKGIMEFDTADLIRQEQEGSLINTIIHEMGHVLGIGTTWSLSSFLIGCSDVINSPNPLYTGANAQREFAALINEQTPQPVPVANRGGPGTRCGHWREDVFGNELMTGFLNVGTNPLSRLTIATLEDLGYEVDYNAADAYQLPTPLQLAMMGINADFPHSRQCSMCGATRRGVQPIVLPESSYV; encoded by the coding sequence ATGTTTAATATCGAAGTCAGATTTCTAGGAGGGCTTTCATCCAGTCAACAACGCATCTTTCAAGAAGCCTCTGAACGATGGTCACAAATTATCACAGGCGATCTGCCAAGCGTGTTTGTGGATGGAGAGGTGATTGACGATGTGTTGATAGAAGCCAGTGGAGGGTTTATCGATGGCCAAGGCGGTGTGCTTGGGAGAGCAGGGCCAACCCAACTGCGCTCTGGCTCTTTACTGCCAGCCAAAGGAATTATGGAATTTGATACGGCTGATCTGATCCGGCAAGAGCAAGAAGGCAGCCTGATCAACACGATAATCCATGAGATGGGACATGTTTTAGGCATTGGGACGACTTGGTCGCTTAGCAGTTTTCTCATTGGCTGCTCAGATGTCATCAACTCCCCTAACCCTTTATATACCGGTGCTAACGCCCAAAGAGAATTTGCTGCTCTCATCAATGAACAAACGCCTCAACCCGTTCCGGTAGCCAATCGAGGTGGCCCAGGAACCCGTTGTGGACACTGGAGAGAAGATGTTTTTGGAAACGAGTTGATGACTGGGTTCCTGAATGTGGGAACCAACCCGCTCAGTCGACTAACCATTGCCACCCTTGAAGACTTGGGCTATGAAGTTGATTACAATGCCGCAGATGCCTATCAACTACCCACTCCATTGCAGCTAGCGATGATGGGAATCAATGCAGATTTTCCTCATTCGCGACAATGCTCAATGTGTGGTGCAACAAGGCGCGGGGTTCAACCCATTGTTTTACCTGAGAGTAGCTATGTCTAG
- a CDS encoding Nif11-like leader peptide family natural product precursor has protein sequence MMSSDSVQAFNDKVAASPELQAKLRTVTSPVDFLMLAKAEGFDLTGADLQAIAQNAYQHWIESLNPKVGGFFSQVRNTKVLDDQLKTCQTPADVMALAQQCDVELSNDDLQQAARAAEAVPGFSFEKLWFRGLGLIS, from the coding sequence ATGATGTCATCTGATTCTGTGCAGGCGTTCAACGATAAAGTCGCGGCCTCTCCAGAACTGCAGGCTAAACTCCGAACAGTTACCTCCCCGGTAGACTTTCTGATGCTCGCAAAAGCAGAGGGCTTTGACCTCACTGGGGCAGATTTGCAGGCCATTGCGCAGAATGCTTACCAGCACTGGATTGAAAGTCTCAATCCTAAAGTGGGCGGCTTTTTTAGCCAGGTTCGGAACACAAAAGTGTTAGACGACCAGTTAAAGACCTGCCAAACCCCTGCTGATGTGATGGCCTTAGCCCAACAGTGTGATGTCGAACTGTCGAATGATGATCTGCAGCAGGCAGCCAGGGCAGCAGAAGCGGTGCCTGGCTTCAGTTTTGAAAAGCTCTGGTTCAGAGGCTTAGGCTTAATCAGTTAA
- a CDS encoding helix-turn-helix transcriptional regulator: MADPADNTLPVIFPNAPVLASDRTGWKNICFAHFRQPPCEVPDHVSSKHVICMNVGKPVQLQQAIDGRHEAVDSVPGDLGIYPAHLSQQFSWAEEVEFFNVFLEPAFLARVGYEIFGKEHLELIPHLTTLFDPLILQMGFALKKSLEIDGIHSNLYADSMAYALVVHLLARYSTRAPQLQISTTGLTPQQRKQIVDYMHANLERNISLAELAEILHLSPHYFAHLFKQSMGIPPHRYLIRCRVERAKQLLRLNHLSIAAVAQAVGFASQGHFTYHFKRFVGVTPKVFLKQSQEH, encoded by the coding sequence ATGGCTGATCCTGCCGACAATACGCTTCCTGTTATCTTCCCCAATGCACCTGTTTTGGCCAGCGATCGCACGGGCTGGAAAAACATTTGCTTTGCTCACTTCCGGCAGCCTCCCTGTGAAGTGCCCGATCATGTGTCGTCAAAACACGTCATTTGTATGAATGTGGGTAAGCCTGTGCAGCTGCAGCAAGCAATTGATGGACGACATGAAGCGGTTGATTCAGTGCCAGGAGATCTGGGAATTTACCCAGCCCATCTCAGCCAGCAATTTTCTTGGGCGGAAGAGGTTGAGTTTTTTAACGTGTTTTTGGAACCCGCCTTTCTAGCCCGCGTAGGGTATGAAATATTTGGGAAAGAGCACCTTGAACTGATTCCTCATCTCACCACGCTGTTTGATCCCCTCATTTTACAAATGGGGTTTGCCCTTAAAAAATCGTTGGAAATTGATGGAATACACAGCAATCTTTATGCTGATTCAATGGCATATGCCCTGGTTGTTCATCTTTTAGCGAGATATTCAACCCGTGCACCTCAACTCCAGATCAGCACAACGGGGTTAACCCCGCAGCAGCGTAAACAAATTGTTGATTACATGCATGCAAATCTGGAAAGGAATATTAGCTTAGCTGAACTTGCAGAAATCTTACATTTAAGTCCGCATTATTTTGCCCATTTATTTAAGCAGTCCATGGGCATTCCCCCTCATCGATATCTCATTCGGTGTCGGGTTGAACGCGCTAAACAGCTATTAAGGTTGAATCATTTGTCGATCGCTGCCGTTGCCCAAGCCGTTGGTTTTGCTAGCCAGGGGCATTTTACCTACCATTTCAAACGCTTTGTGGGAGTAACCCCTAAGGTTTTTTTGAAACAATCGCAAGAACATTGA